One Oryza glaberrima chromosome 11, OglaRS2, whole genome shotgun sequence genomic region harbors:
- the LOC127753778 gene encoding protein transport protein Sec61 subunit beta-like, with protein sequence MARSSSQSQSSVGAAAGAARPATVGPRGTAAAAAGMRRRRASTAGGSGGFSGGGGSNMLRFYTDEAPGLRLSPTMVLVMSLCFIGFVTALHVFGKLYRSRTAASASA encoded by the coding sequence ATGGCTCGCTCCTCCTCCCAGTCCCAGTCCTCCGTCGGCGCCGCTGCCGGGGCCGCCCGCCCGGCCACCGTTGGCCCCCGCGGCACGGCCGCTGCGGCCGCCggcatgcgccgccgccgcgcctccaccgccggcggctccgggggcttctccggtggcggcgggagcaaCATGCTGCGATTCTACACCGACGAGGCGCCCGGCCTCCGCCTCTCGCCCACCATGGTGCTCGTCATGTCCCTCTGCTTCATAGGCTTCGTCACCGCCCTCCACGTCTTCGGCAAGCTCTACCgctcccgcaccgccgcctcaGCCTCCGCCTGA